The window tacatatccATAGCTATACCTCTGGCAGTCTGATCTCTTATGCATCTAGAACAGTGTAGTACATATAACACATATGTTAGGgttaaaataagtaatgtaGTGAATTTACCTTAAACATATCACTGCAATCTAGCATTTTAAAgtgaaagtattattaaaaataccacTTTGACGTGATTAAGTTACCATGTGGctgttataatatttgttgcTTGAACAGTGCAGATAATTATGTTTGAAAAGAATATTGTTGTCACTAGGACATTTAATTTTGCATAAATGTTCattcatgttatttaaattcattcagTACTTGATGTGTATTTCTTATTCCATATTGTGTTGCAAAATGGTGGCCCTGACACAATAGATTGAATagaatttaacaattttattgttttatcttaacttttgcaaaattatatttattttttctttagatAGTAAGTAATACATGtcggtaaatatattttcagagaTTAGTTCAGTTGATAGTTTACTGGACGCTATCAATCCTTCAACTAGTCAAGTAACTCAAAATCTTGTAAAAGAAACTACAAAAGCAGCAAAACCATTATCAGTAACAAATGAGACTGAATTATCTAACATAGACAACAATCCTGAGGTTGTGATAAACAGAGAACCAACATTCCCTGTCAAAACTTCACCCACTGCCACAGAACTTTTATCAGCTAGTATTGAAAAAGTTGCTAAGGAGCAACCATTACCTGAAGAAACCCCAGTTAAAAAAGAAGAATCAATTGCAATCCAGGCTCAGGTTAAACTAACTCAAAGTATAGCAAGTGTTGCACGCAATCATCCTGAATCTAAAATGAAAGATATTAATCTCAACAATAATACAACAggtttgtgattattttttaaatttcattctatttttaaacagtaattaatagttattactcttatatatttgcataaaatgtatgtatatatttagccATAATTCTAGATCCAGATACGGCAAATGGTAACCCGAGTGAAGTGAATAAGGTTGAGACAGTGAAAGATGAAggtaacaaaaatgaaaaagcaataaaaaattcaaaaaataataataagaaatccaATAAAATGGCGAGTAAtgaagttaatataaataaaactgaatcATATGAAAATGGTAAAGATGAGACTGATAAAGTAAGTACAGAGCCAGAGAAATTGtctaaagaagaagaagaagaaaattcTCCTGAAGTAGAGAAGCCTACGCCTGCACCAGCATCATCAGAACCTACTGTGTTTGTACCTAAATATAAGTACTCTGAAGGTgtgtatattacttttttacggTGCTTCATTtactctatatttaaaaaaaaaacaatttgggTATTATTCATCACAGAGGCAAaaacagtttaattttttttatgttgtaatccttttcatttttataaatagatcaaTGGTCGCCACTGAACAAGTCTGGCAAAAAGTACTATGATATTGGATTGCTGATGCAGATAAAAGATGATCCTCTCTCAAAGAACAAACCAAATGTCCCATTATTGGAGTCATTGAATGTTATGCGGGTATGAAAATAGCAAAATTCTAGTTTCAagataatatatcttaattcaattatgtataatttattttgttattttttagtcaCCCATTCAAGAAACAGTGACATTCAATCCTATTTCGAGACCTATGAATGATGCACTTTTCCCCAATTTCTTGAAAAATTCTGGTGTTGGATCGAGAAGTAATGCTCCCAGAGAACCTAAGAAAGATGGCAGAATTATGCCACAAAGCGGTATGTCTTATTATTTGCTATTGTTAgtgtaaataaacttaaaaaaatacaaagtttaaGGTTAcagtaatcaataaaaaaatatgaattacattttttaatcaaGCATTTCAAGCAGGTAAAGGTAGTGTAAAACTAACACCATCTTCAAGTGGAAGCAGCTCTCATAAACCAGTTATCCATGTATCACTATCATTGAGGGAAGAAGTAAAACTTAACCAGACCAAGGATGCCTGGAGACCCACTAGATTTAAGAAGGATAATCTTACTGAGGAGGAATTTAAGACTCAGGTAGTTTATTGggattttaaaataactctaTTAAATAGATAATGATCCTTGATACATGTTACATAATACTGTTCTTTTAGGACCTGTACAAGAAGTTCCGTGGTATACTTAACAAGCTGACTCCTCAGAAATTTGATACATTGCTTGATAAAGTTAAAACATTGGAGATCAACACACAGGCTCGGCTAGAGGGTGTGATTGACTTAGTCTTTGAAAAAGCTATTGATGAGCCTAATTTCTCAGAAGCCTATGCTGCTATGTGCAGTAAACTGTCTATGCTGAAGGTATAAAACttttgcaattatttattttattttctttagtaaaatataacttttataatttattacttgcaGGTGCCAGCTGATAATGCTCCCGACCAATGCGTCAATTTCCGTGCTTTAATTATAAGCAAATGTCAGAATCAATTTATTACTAACAAGGTGGATGAGAATGTTTTGAAATTAGAAAAGGAACTTGCTGAGTGTACTGATCCTGTGAGTCCTGTTGATAGCATTCAGATAattcacattattatatttaaggcaaaacaaacaataataatttattataatctttagGCTAAGAAGAAAGAGCTTCATCTGCAACTTGAAGAAGAAAATAGACGTGTCAGAATGAGATCTGTTGGAAATGTCAGATTTATAGGTAATTTACTTCAAGTTCAATATGTTATACTTGTGAAATATTTAGAACCTTTAGTATATATATCTGTGTACCATCAGTAAGCCATgcgattttattttcttttgcacTTTTAGTAACCATTGTTGCACTGTAACTATGGAATTATCAATATACTTTCTTTTGCGATAACTTTTAACATGTTCTTGTCTTATTCCTAGCCACACTAGGAAtaaattcttgtttattttaaatttacaagatCACATggattaatataaacattgcaCTCTTTTTCTTTTCAATGTGCAATCTGAATATTTTGAAAGTTTATTGCGAATTTCATGTATACTTGCACCATACACAATAGTAGACCAAACTGTGTTAGACACGACGTGTCAACTACCCAATATTACGCGAACGTATAACAAAGTCCAAATGAACCCTTACATTTATGCTTGATATATCTTTGATAGAAATTgactgcaattttattatactacatATTTCTGACACAATTGAGTATTAAACATAGTGACTGCACCCATatgtaactatttaaaaaattatatgatgCTATGATATAATCCCTCaatctttttaaaatgtgtAATTAACTTTAGTCATCATTTCTGCTGCAGCTTATATGCTTAACCTCTATAATTGGCGAATTATGTTTTCTGCAAACGATTTCTGACCATtggcaaaataaatttagattgtttgttataattatctgtataaatgatgatatttacttaatataatcaatcatcatttttgttttatttgtgacTGTTTGAATAAGATATCTGATgcgtgtatttaataaataattcatattttttttacaaatcaaccattatagttattttgttttaattggtatgattatgacaaaaaaaaaatataggtatcaAGCTTATtgcgaaattaattatattagcataaatatatttgtgttaaactatactctatatattacaaattaagttaaaaataaaagctatcATCTACATAAGGATAAAAGCTTTGGTTATTGCCCTGCTATAGTTTTTGAGTGTTTGTCCTCATTCGAGGTGCATTTTcggttatataatatgaaataatatttcaggTGAGCTCTACAAGCTGAAAATGTTGACAGCGAAGATTATGGTTTACTGTATGACATACCTAATTGAGAAGCTTGAAGAggaaaaattggagtgtctatgtAAACTGCTTACAACCATTGGTGAACAAGTAGAAAGCGAAGTCAAAGAGCAACTGGAAAGTGTCTTCAAGAAAATGCAGGACATTGTTGAgcgtaaatcaaataaaattagtagcAGAGTACGCTTCATGCTGCAAGATGTCATTGAGCTAAGAAGACGTAAATGGGTTGCTAAAAACGTGGTCGACTCGCAACCTAAGATGATGGATCAAATTCAAAAGGAAGCAGAACAACATCAAAGGCATATTGAGGTAAAAATTAAAAGGGaatctatttattattgatttttaacatCTATTGTATCttgtgttaatttaatatatattttttagcttATGAATGCACCTTCAATGGGTGGCGGTGGTTTTCGGCGAGAGGATGGAGGTCGTGGCAAGCGAGGTGGAGATAGACGCCAGGGCTCCAACTCATTCATGGATAACCAGTGGAAGCCAACACGACCTACCAACTACACTGTAGATACCTCTAAACTTAAGACTGTTGCACAAaaggtaaaatttaataatcaaataatattattgaattactTATGCCTTAGGTATATGTAATAgatgttataaagtttttacttctaaatatttatgtctTAAAACATATTTCAGAATCTTAGCAATATTAAATTGGCTCCTCAAAATTCTGGCTGGAATCATGGTTCAGGAACAAAGACTCCTGctcaaattaatagtaatttgaTGATAAGTCTAACGAAAAATATGTATAGTGTCCTTGAAAATGTACAGGCGGATCCCACTTCTCTTAGAAGTAAGTAgtaatagattattatataataattttaaaaattataaatttgttagaAATAAAGTTTCTTTCTACATTAAAGTTTGATCAAaagttaaaatttgtttgttaatttttaaagtaactacttaaagttattatatatattattatttaaagttataaagttctataaaaactcattttattatcttcgaTTTTTTTAGCAAACAAGGACTTATCTTCAAGCTACCATCATTCGAAATCTATTGAAAGATCGACATTCAATTCCAGAGGTGACTTCagtaagtttatattaattatatgaaacaataacaacaataaaaaaccatttaaaaaaaaataaattggctGTATTGAgcattttacatatttacttataatacacCACATTTTATCTGGATGTTAGTTGACTACTAGTTTTCAGTTAATTgtggattttttaaatttatttattgcattaatacctaaattataatacatattagaatgtaataatgtatgtttaaataaataggaaatATGATTGACTGcttgttaaaaatgtttatatatatatatatatatatatatatattttaatttaaatacttttctgaATGTACAGATAGTGGCAGTGGTAGCCGTTCGGGCTCAGTGGGCGTTACTCGTTCTAACTCAAGCAGTAGAAGTGCTACTACTGCGCCGGCGCCCGCGCCTGTTTCTGAGGCTGCACCAGTTGCACCGGCACCACAGGAGCCATTGCCCGATGCTAAAAAGAAGTTTGTCAAAATACTCATCATGGATAAGCTGGTCAATCCCAATGATGATGAATTTATCACTGAAATCAAACAGACTTTCCCGCCACAGTACCATGCTGCTGTTGTCACTGAAATCCTTAACATCGCCTTAGAAAGGTAAATTTCACAGTAatcttagtttttattattgtaggCTACTTaatcatacatatttttatcaatcacatcatacttatattttaatacattattaaaatttacaggGCAGCAAAGGATGTATATTCGATTGCAAAAAGTCTGTTCCATCTCGTATCAACTGGAACAATATCTTCCGATAATTTCCTAGCAGGTATTAACGAAATTCTAGAATTCGCACCTGACTTATACATCGATATCCctattttgtatgaatatttagGAAAGTTTATTGCGCCGAATATTGAAAAGAGGGTAAGTGTAATGATTTtgtacgttaatttaaaataaaaaataattgtaaatgtctaatatatatttttttttccttgtaGCATATCACATTTGTACAGGTATTTAGATtatgtgaaaatattattatgtcgaATCAAGGCCATATGTTCTTAAAAACTGTAATTAGAGACTTAAAAGAGAGCATGGGACCTTCTTTTGTCAAAACGAAGTGGCAGGAATCTGGATTAGAATTAAAGCAATGGATGCCCGAGGAACAGGtaagttttattaacaaatttaaagtaatttatttaccttcaactatttttcaaattaataattagttaGCGTGAATCTCGATTCATACAATCTTAAAATAACCTCTGAAACTACATAATAAACAACATGAGTAATATTTAAGGTTCCAAAATGGATTGAAGATAACAAATTCGAATTCTTGGAAGGCGGTAAACCTACTGAGGAAACAAAGAAAATCCTAACGCCGAGTGAAACTCAAAGCAAACTATTACAGCTCATGAACACCGATGAGCATTGCGACTGCATACGAGGATGGGTACAGGTAATGGATTTTTAAATGTCAGTAATACATAACACAAAATATGGTGTAAAGTAGTGCATTTTTTGCGGTAATGTAATTAAAGGGTGAAATACGTGGCCTTATGTATCagcacataataatataaatattatcagcaCAGTCACTACTTCaagtaaagttttaatattctttataattgtaataacacATTCCTTTTCTCATTGAATGTAACAAGCAGAAAACTTGTTTATCTTAAATGAAGGTTAAATTACACATTCATGAGAGGTATGAGGTAAGATatcaaacttttaaatatatcgttCAATACGATCTCATTGTTGTAGGAAAAAACGTAAATTTATTCCTATTTCGTATCACttatgtgaaaataaataaaatgttgctatattttattattctttttgtggtgttaaattatattttttgtggtttATTAGGATAACCTAGGCGCTGCGTCAAACGAAAATTGGTTTATGCGCGCACTGACGCAAGCTGTCTGCGAATACGCGTTATACGGCACAGAAGGACGCGACGTGCCGCACTTTAGCCACGAACGCATGAACAAATATGCTTCACTCATTAGTGAATTCGGCGATTCGCGTGAACAGAGGGAGGCTAGTTGCCTCTTTGGTATTCAGCAGCTAATACATAGGCTGGAACACCCGCAAGGTATGTCTTTCACCCTCGGCTCTCAAATATAAGTTGTATGTCattgtattttatgaaatatcctacttgataatgttatttatgtttcagGGTTAACATTAGAAATATTCCAATATTTGCATGAACAATACATTATATCCGTGGAAGGCTTTATTGCATGGGAAGTGTCTGAAAAGGAGCCTGAAGGCAAAggtattgatattaaaatgttaaagtatataataaataactaattcttaaatatttgaaatatggtACATCAATAAAtgaaccgagatggctcagtggttagaactcgtgcatcttaaccgatgatttcgggttcaaacccaggcaagcaccactgtgtatatgtgcttaatttgtgtttataattcatctcgtgttcagcggtgaaggaaaacatcgtgaggaaacctgcatgtgtctaatttcattgaaattctgacacatgtgcattccaccaacccgcattggaacagcgtggtggaatatgttccaagccctctcctaaatgagagaggaggccattagcccagcagtgggaaatttacaggctgttactttacttttttttttacatcaataaataaactatataattaaatgtatttttcaatTTGTCTAGCGGTGATGTTGAAAGCGCTGACCTCGTTCTTCACGAACATCAAGGAGGCAGACAACGAGGAGTCTTGCGGGGAGGACTGACGCGCAGCGGACGCCGCGCGCGCCGTACACGCCGCTGCCGTGGCGCGCGCCGCTGTCGTCACCGCCGCCGCCCGCCCCGACCACAGATCCTCCgtcttctatatttttatattctagaCTACCGCGCGCCCCTACCActcatagattttattatattttaatgcttaAATTAACAGAAGCTAGAAAaagttgtataatatttgttatgctATAGTTATTTATCGAGGTCCTAAATTTTAATCGCTTCGATGTAATGCGTTTATCGATtggtatgttaaaataattgattgaaTTGAAACGTTATTTGTTTACGATTATGATTGATGTTTACAAATGAAGAGGTAACGTGGTCGAACAATATCTTGATTCGGGAATTATGGGAAATTTTTGGgtctatttataaagtataaataatgtaaaattgaaaataacataGCTTCTTCAAATAGGAATGGATACGATATTTAGGGGTGTGGCGATGTACCGTAGAATACATACGGTAACCACTTCTAATCCCTGAATATTTTAAGAGCATAATACTTCAATGTGAAGTAGCCGCTGCGTGTGCCCATTTCTATTTGACATCGATCAACATCTCCTCACTGGTTCAAGATATTGAGCGTAGGACGAAAGCGTTAGCTGTCGCCAGACCAGTAATTCCCCTCCCATTGCTCGAGTCCGCTAGCAGTTTgtcaataaaatgtttcatcTATATGCAAATAGGTtggtacaaatatatattcgcTATAACGTTTTTATACATGCGACTGTAAAGTAATTGATAGTGTTGTATTTACATGACGTTCTTAAGTATGATGTCTTACGGGCAGGAGCTGTACATTTGTGCtcattatcttttataaaaatcttcGCACTGCGCAACAGATTACACGTAATATTGtactaaaaactaaatatttaagttgtaatttattttgatatatagataaaaattatgaatttattgttaaaattgaaaCGACGATCACAGGAACCCGGCTTGGCCGGTGTACCAAGTTCATTAGAAACACACTCACAATaaggtaataaatataacagcAATCCAAGCCGATatattagatatacatataaagattgcgatagataaatttatatacatattatattaaattaggaCTATTTACGGGGCTGACATGGCGCGCCGCTTGACGCGACCTCCGCGTCGGCGCGTAGCTAACTAGCAATGATAGGCTAGCCAGCGATACTGCGCGGACAACATGAGTTCAATGAGAGATGTTgacagattatattatatttaacgtattGTATATCACTGTCGTTTTCATTTATATAGACATAGACAGCTAATTTTTGAACTGATAAAGTAAcataaaggtaaaaaaaaatagatttgcgtataattacatataattttaatgattgcgAAATTCGGATATTCCTtagctattaaaatttaaaagaaaagccGACTTTGCTATCGATAATCCAAATACCTTCCGCCGTACTGAATAATGTATAAGTAGATTTCTCGACAATAATACAACCACAATCGAGTCGATAAAATGCTAGACTGATATAACACCGTagttataaaaacgaaaaacaCCAACGCAGCTCACCCAAAACTTGTTCTTCCACAGTTAACAATGTTCGGAAACCGTTTCCATCGCAGTTTTGTTCGTTATCGATCGTTAGTATTTTTATCAGCTAGACTAGACGCAGCATGAAgtctaattttcttttataaatgatatttttttgctttgttaagattaattatttgttatcacAGAGAATTCAGATTGCACTCGACTAGTATCGTAGATCATtttcttattcattatttttattttaatgttttctttaatataactttattggTAATGTCTCAGTTAGCTGCTAACCATTGTCTCAAATCTGTGGTGATCCGGCGAGTCGTGCCCGCACCTTCCGCTGctgagtttattttaattattatagctaTCCTTATCAGTTactatgtatgttatgtaaataaactttatatgaagaaatataatctttattcattacATTCCTGTTCTTATTACCTTCAAATTTTTCCATTGATCATGATTATAGGTTATTTGCGATGTTTAAGTACAAAGTTAGATTACagatattaatttagaatttaaattttatacaattttagtgTAAATTCAACGCTATAAAGTTGCATTATATCTCTAAATTCCTCAGTGTAACTGCGTACAATCTCTCGCCAGTAAGTTTCCTTATTTTCATCATCttgtatttgaattttgaattctTTCAATTCTGCAGCAAAATCATCATACAATATAATCTTTAGTTACATAAaccaaaattatgaaaatttaatcgAGACAAAAAGCATAAACATTGGTGTGGACTGGGGTTTAGGTATTTAGTTCCCGTTCGATGCAATTAGAAAAACTAAAAATCTTATGggcatagttttaaaataatctcaaGTGGAAAATAATCTGTTGTTCAAAGATGGTCCCTTACTGTCACATACTCCACATGCCACGATCTCGATCGCGTCGTGCAGGTCTGATGCACATATACGACCCGTGTACATAAGTCTAGTTAAATGCGGCATTAATTCTATCACTCTGCGCAATGGTAACTCCGACGAACGCCATTGATGAATACTGAGTGTTACtgcaagttaatttatttagtgaatttaatttaatcgctattattatttaatatgattacGTTAAACTCTAGGAACTTTACTAGAGGTTAACTTTAACTGACCCAGGATACTAGCATAGCGATAAGCGAGCATCCGCATGAAACAGCTGATATCAGAATCCTGCCGTTGTGTTGTTTTCAAGTCTATACCATGCTGCAGGTGTACTTCACGTAGCGGCATGCTTGGCGTAAGAAATCGTTGGACATTATCGTAGTCACGTATACGAACTGTCGAAgataacacaatatatattaatactacttacattaatacttaaaataaatgaatctgtTAGATATTAATGTTATCGTTTTCCTTGTTATATCTGTAAAGGTCGGCGTATCAATTTAGATGTCGTCACTTATCTGAAACTCTAATTTTTATTCACGCAGAACTGAATGAACGTTTAGAACTAACATAAAGCCACAAATAGATAGATGTCCGGACAGATGATAGCGACGCGACGCCATGCAGTATCGGGAATTTCGTATCCGCCTACGCCGAGCGCTGCGTCTACACGACCGGGAATTTGATCTTCACGACaaataagctttaaaaaaagtttatagtaaattaatataataaataatatggacTAAGCAAAattatacaaagaaaaataacataGGTAATATTATCTACaagaaaatgaaatacatagtaggatttatttaaaatatctgatttATGTATACTGTCACACCTAACCTGTAAACGAAAGTGAGGTCGACGTAATACAGGCAACAACGAAAGCAGCGCGTTTCCAGATCCATCGGCAATATAGGCATACTCAAGAGCGAGTACGCGGAGATTTTTTAATTCTGCCAAACTTCGAAGAAAGCATCGCTTTGTATCTGGCCTAGCAATATACTTTCCGCtacctatattaatttatttattattatccatTTTCAATCCATTTTTCAATCTGTGACTTTGAAGCGATTAAGTGTTCTTAACGTTAAGTCAATTAGACTTTACGAGTATACGTTACGTTACGTTGCCGTTAGTCCTGAGCATGAAGTATTTCCGTTCATGTCAGATTTACCgccccatcggattatgagagtgagggATTGAGAGCACCTGTGTTTGGGCAAACtcttgtgcactataatatatCCCGCGTGGCTGGTGCTTCTTAAGATTGGCCAGCGTTACCAAAACTGTCTGATACGACTTCACTAATCATATtgtctgtatatttaaaacaaaataaatacatacattaactCTAATAAGTACAATGCAAGTcaagtaataataaaagaaacttttatttgtgtgttttttgtgtatttaaacAGTGACAAAAAGGACAGTAATCTAAAACAGACTTCAAATTTAACGATATCACTAATtggacattaattatttatatatatatcaaattgttttatttatagaaatccAATGTAAAGGTTATAATGGGTTCAACTTATTTCAGTTACTCGTATTATACTCCCAAGATCTTCAATACGAATGTGTACGTCGCAGACTCATAACCATGATCTATGGAACATCATCTCTGACAGTGGCAGGATTATTTGAAGTAATTTCATGAGCGTTTGACAATATTGTTATTGCCGTTGAGTTTTCAACATTTCTGTACATGAAGTTTGGTAAATTTTTTCTTGCctcttcaacagtctcccttaATCGGTCGGCTCCGATGGGACGTGATACAAGAGTTTCTTCTTGACATTCTTTCACTAGATCTTTCATTTTTTCTTCTTCTAATGGTGTAACCGCTTGAATAGCTCTTGCTCTATGTTGCTTCAGTTCAATGTCAACTCGTAGAAGCTTATCTCTGCTCGAATTGGTTCGCCAGGGTCGCTTGGGATCGGCTGCATTGAGGTTTGCGACATCGGttctaattattttgttacttgaaatgaaatattttacattacttaAGCTCGATAATTTAGTATACTATTGTATACGtgttattataagatattgtaaataa is drawn from Vanessa cardui chromosome Z, ilVanCard2.1, whole genome shotgun sequence and contains these coding sequences:
- the LOC124542981 gene encoding eukaryotic translation initiation factor 4 gamma 3-like isoform X4, which gives rise to MSGNGNQVPLAASQRGPGSYPRASTPHRPECYHPSGAASGAYMSGATGGQSSAQSMRGQPAPQPSAPPAPQQDISKTTMAGPSYVSPQNQTPPSRPQYPNFQYRATQHGNRPSSHPRQQQPYMSGASASAAGPVMYHPTLMFPPHMGIPQTYQQPRSSTPGFYSYVPQYISYTTPTGPTTPYYYPSNGQQLAAGSVGGAGGRANSAALVPQQPNAPTASNALPHSQPQPHIHPSIPGIRQVPPKRTSHRLAIINPLTKQDIFSEIHSNDSQYMSGESSERQTPQLEQPHNFAEEFSRMVNEAANQPSPCESASKSNFVSKNVEVPVTTASSNPPHTNAISTINNNIVKSEILNVNENKSLGNEIVESNETPVVSAISDSPVVVPKMPINIKQIQKNMEMIQPLAVDNNKSLPSNKQQKQNKSKPVVPQDELEKQSDSVSSIVPQAMIMQTVVTAVPVPVTAALPATAPATTATSTLVSSSSSLAHSMPAPQPQRIREPRERVRSEDKEKPPPPKIKDVIEKEIPKPNGPTSVEISSVDSLLDAINPSTSQVTQNLVKETTKAAKPLSVTNETELSNIDNNPEVVINREPTFPVKTSPTATELLSASIEKVAKEQPLPEETPVKKEESIAIQAQVKLTQSIASVARNHPESKMKDINLNNNTTAIILDPDTANGNPSEVNKVETVKDEGNKNEKAIKNSKNNNKKSNKMASNEVNINKTESYENGKDETDKVSTEPEKLSKEEEEENSPEVEKPTPAPASSEPTVFVPKYKYSEDQWSPLNKSGKKYYDIGLLMQIKDDPLSKNKPNVPLLESLNVMRSPIQETVTFNPISRPMNDALFPNFLKNSGVGSRSNAPREPKKDGRIMPQSGKGSVKLTPSSSGSSSHKPVIHVSLSLREEVKLNQTKDAWRPTRFKKDNLTEEEFKTQDLYKKFRGILNKLTPQKFDTLLDKVKTLEINTQARLEGVIDLVFEKAIDEPNFSEAYAAMCSKLSMLKVPADNAPDQCVNFRALIISKCQNQFITNKVDENVLKLEKELAECTDPAKKKELHLQLEEENRRVRMRSVGNVRFIGELYKLKMLTAKIMVYCMTYLIEKLEEEKLECLCKLLTTIGEQVESEVKEQLESVFKKMQDIVERKSNKISSRVRFMLQDVIELRRRKWVAKNVVDSQPKMMDQIQKEAEQHQRHIELMNAPSMGGGGFRREDGGRGKRGGDRRQGSNSFMDNQWKPTRPTNYTVDTSKLKTVAQKNLSNIKLAPQNSGWNHGSGTKTPAQINSNLMISLTKNMYSVLENVQADPTSLRTNKDLSSSYHHSKSIERSTFNSRGDFNSGSGSRSGSVGVTRSNSSSRSATTAPAPAPVSEAAPVAPAPQEPLPDAKKKFVKILIMDKLVNPNDDEFITEIKQTFPPQYHAAVVTEILNIALERAAKDVYSIAKSLFHLVSTGTISSDNFLAGINEILEFAPDLYIDIPILYEYLGKFIAPNIEKRHITFVQVFRLCENIIMSNQGHMFLKTVIRDLKESMGPSFVKTKWQESGLELKQWMPEEQVPKWIEDNKFEFLEGGKPTEETKKILTPSETQSKLLQLMNTDEHCDCIRGWVQDNLGAASNENWFMRALTQAVCEYALYGTEGRDVPHFSHERMNKYASLISEFGDSREQREASCLFGIQQLIHRLEHPQGLTLEIFQYLHEQYIISVEGFIAWEVSEKEPEGKAVMLKALTSFFTNIKEADNEESCGED
- the LOC124542981 gene encoding eukaryotic translation initiation factor 4 gamma 3-like isoform X6, translated to MDHGFYSYVPQYISYTTPTGPTTPYYYPSNGQQLAAGSVGGAGGRANSAALVPQQPNAPTASNALPHSQPQPHIHPSIPGIRQVPPKRTSHRLAIINPLTKQDIFSEIHSNDSQYMSGESSERQTPQLEQPHNFAEEFSRMVNEAANQPSPCESASKSNFVSKNVEVPVTTASSNPPHTNAISTINNNIVKSEILNVNENKSLGNEIVESNETPVVSAISDSPVVVPKMPINIKQIQKNMEMIQPLAVDNNKSLPSNKQQKQNKSKPVVPQDELEKQSDSVSSIVPQAMIMQTVVTAVPVPVTAALPATAPATTATSTLVSSSSSLAHSMPAPQPQRIREPRERVRSEDKEKPPPPKIKDVIEKEIPKPNGPTSVEISSVDSLLDAINPSTSQVTQNLVKETTKAAKPLSVTNETELSNIDNNPEVVINREPTFPVKTSPTATELLSASIEKVAKEQPLPEETPVKKEESIAIQAQVKLTQSIASVARNHPESKMKDINLNNNTTAIILDPDTANGNPSEVNKVETVKDEGNKNEKAIKNSKNNNKKSNKMASNEVNINKTESYENGKDETDKVSTEPEKLSKEEEEENSPEVEKPTPAPASSEPTVFVPKYKYSEDQWSPLNKSGKKYYDIGLLMQIKDDPLSKNKPNVPLLESLNVMRSPIQETVTFNPISRPMNDALFPNFLKNSGVGSRSNAPREPKKDGRIMPQSGKGSVKLTPSSSGSSSHKPVIHVSLSLREEVKLNQTKDAWRPTRFKKDNLTEEEFKTQDLYKKFRGILNKLTPQKFDTLLDKVKTLEINTQARLEGVIDLVFEKAIDEPNFSEAYAAMCSKLSMLKVPADNAPDQCVNFRALIISKCQNQFITNKVDENVLKLEKELAECTDPAKKKELHLQLEEENRRVRMRSVGNVRFIGELYKLKMLTAKIMVYCMTYLIEKLEEEKLECLCKLLTTIGEQVESEVKEQLESVFKKMQDIVERKSNKISSRVRFMLQDVIELRRRKWVAKNVVDSQPKMMDQIQKEAEQHQRHIELMNAPSMGGGGFRREDGGRGKRGGDRRQGSNSFMDNQWKPTRPTNYTVDTSKLKTVAQKNLSNIKLAPQNSGWNHGSGTKTPAQINSNLMISLTKNMYSVLENVQADPTSLRTNKDLSSSYHHSKSIERSTFNSRGDFNSGSGSRSGSVGVTRSNSSSRSATTAPAPAPVSEAAPVAPAPQEPLPDAKKKFVKILIMDKLVNPNDDEFITEIKQTFPPQYHAAVVTEILNIALERAAKDVYSIAKSLFHLVSTGTISSDNFLAGINEILEFAPDLYIDIPILYEYLGKFIAPNIEKRHITFVQVFRLCENIIMSNQGHMFLKTVIRDLKESMGPSFVKTKWQESGLELKQWMPEEQVPKWIEDNKFEFLEGGKPTEETKKILTPSETQSKLLQLMNTDEHCDCIRGWVQDNLGAASNENWFMRALTQAVCEYALYGTEGRDVPHFSHERMNKYASLISEFGDSREQREASCLFGIQQLIHRLEHPQGLTLEIFQYLHEQYIISVEGFIAWEVSEKEPEGKAVMLKALTSFFTNIKEADNEESCGED